The following proteins are encoded in a genomic region of Desulfobulbaceae bacterium:
- a CDS encoding helix-turn-helix transcriptional regulator: MQEATRKPHIDEEMITLRLRVHRSNAPRIKEYAATVEAGNDRTYSIAEVFPEYMEKEQQIALRAYRNRENLTQRQLAEMTGIPQRHISEMENGKRSIGKELAKRLGKALNVEYKMFL, from the coding sequence ATGCAGGAAGCCACGAGAAAGCCCCATATTGATGAGGAGATGATAACCCTACGCCTGCGCGTCCATCGGAGCAACGCGCCAAGGATAAAGGAATATGCTGCAACAGTTGAAGCCGGGAATGATCGAACATACTCCATCGCTGAGGTGTTCCCGGAGTACATGGAGAAGGAACAACAAATTGCCCTTCGCGCTTACCGTAACCGTGAAAACCTTACGCAACGGCAACTTGCCGAAATGACTGGCATACCCCAACGGCATATCTCGGAAATGGAGAACGGCAAGCGTTCCATCGGCAAGGAGCTGGCCAAGCGGCTTGGTAAGGCCCTGAATGTTGAATATAAGATGTTTCTGTGA
- the tnpB gene encoding IS66 family insertion sequence element accessory protein TnpB, protein MFPDLPGIRVYLAVGVTDMRKAINGLSILVEDQMELAPFSGHLFGFCNRGRDIVKILYWDRNGFCL, encoded by the coding sequence ATGTTTCCGGATCTACCTGGCATCAGAGTTTATCTGGCGGTTGGTGTTACCGACATGCGCAAAGCAATCAATGGGTTGTCGATTCTTGTGGAGGATCAGATGGAACTTGCCCCCTTTTCGGGTCATCTGTTTGGATTTTGTAACCGCGGTCGAGACATTGTCAAAATTCTCTACTGGGATCGCAATGGTTTTTGTCTTTG